From a single Shewanella denitrificans OS217 genomic region:
- the ptsN gene encoding PTS IIA-like nitrogen regulatory protein PtsN: MELCSILQPECTTCATPGSKKKVLELISELVAAQYPPLSAQAVFESLVAREKMGSTGIGNGIAIPHGRLDNITQPIGVFIKCDEAIAFDAIDKQPVDLLFALLVPEDQCKQHLSTLAAMAEKLSDKHILKQLRKTQDAAELYQVITQ; encoded by the coding sequence ATGGAACTTTGTAGCATACTGCAGCCGGAATGCACCACCTGTGCCACACCGGGCAGTAAGAAAAAGGTACTGGAACTCATCAGCGAACTTGTCGCTGCCCAGTACCCACCCCTCTCTGCGCAAGCAGTTTTCGAAAGCCTAGTGGCCAGAGAAAAAATGGGCAGCACAGGAATTGGGAATGGCATTGCGATACCACATGGCCGTTTAGACAATATCACTCAACCAATAGGCGTATTTATCAAATGCGATGAAGCCATAGCATTCGATGCTATCGATAAGCAACCTGTTGATCTACTATTTGCCTTATTGGTACCCGAGGATCAATGTAAGCAGCATTTAAGCACCTTAGCGGCCATGGCTGAAAAACTATCGGACAAACACATTTTAAAACAGCTGCGTAAAACCCAAGATGCAGCCGAACTTTACCAGGTAATAACTCAATGA
- the hpf gene encoding ribosome hibernation promoting factor has translation MQINVTGHHIEITESLREYISGKFSKLERHYDQINNVHVVLNVEKLQQIAEARISLSGTEVFATSEHADMYAAIDILIDKLDRQVIKHKEKLTKH, from the coding sequence ATGCAGATCAATGTAACTGGGCACCATATAGAGATAACCGAATCACTGCGCGAATACATTAGCGGCAAATTTTCTAAACTTGAACGCCACTACGATCAGATCAATAATGTCCATGTGGTGCTAAATGTTGAGAAATTACAGCAAATTGCTGAAGCAAGAATTAGCTTAAGTGGTACAGAAGTGTTCGCAACATCAGAGCATGCCGACATGTACGCTGCCATAGACATCCTGATCGATAAACTCGATCGCCAGGTCATTAAACACAAAGAGAAGTTAACAAAACACTAA